The genomic window GAAAAGAATTCTCAGACTTCATCAGAGGAAAATTCTCAGGCAGATAACAATAATCCAATTGTAGCGGATAATAATGAAGAAATATTATATGATTTTGGAAAAGTAAATGAAATGTACCGAAATTGGAATCAGCAGGATGCTGCTTGGAAAGCATTATTATTATCAAATGATGAGAATGATACTATGAGTTTACATGGCTGTAAGATAGTTGCGGCTGCAAAACTAGTTTGTTCAGTATCAAATAATAGCGAATTTTCTCCTAAGCGTTTTGTTGATAAAAATGATAGAATTATTGATAAAAATGGAAATCTATCACAAACTGAAATAATGACCGCCATAAAAAAGGCAAATCCAAATATTGTTGTGAAGGCGGACTATTTTGAAAAGCAATTAAACGAATCTACATTGAAAAGATTAAAGAAAGATTCTGAATATGAACATTATATCCTTGGCCGAGCAAATGTTGGAGGTGGCCTTGGACAACATTGGGTAGTTATAGAAGATTATAAAGTTCTTCCTAATGGAACAATAGAATACAAAATTGTACCGTCAAGCAAAAATGATTCAGGAAGAGTATTTACATCAGATCCGAAATTTGCAACAGATAAGAAAAAAGCCTGTATCAATAAAATTGAAGTATATTCAATAAAAAGAAATTAAATTCTAAGGAGTATTATTATGAGAAAAACAAAGAAAATTATAGCTTTGATTTGTGCAATTTTTATATGCCACATGGCATTTTCAAATCCGAAACTGTCTGCTGACCAAAAAAAAATGGGAAATCTACTTGTTCGTATAAATCAAAATTTTATGCTTTCGGAACCATGTTTGGCATTTAATCCAAACATAAAAAAAGTATATGTAACAACGATAACATATTCAGATATAAAAAATGGTGTTGTAGATTTTGGCGATTGGGACGCACTGGCAACTTCCATCATCTATACCTTTAATAAGAATTTAATAAACTTAACAGAATCTGTGGCTTTTTATAAGGAAGAAATAGAACAAAAAATATGGTATAAACTTATAATTGAAGATGACAAAATGAGGGTCGGTGAACTTATTAATTGTTATGATGAAAATGGGCGATTGCATCCGGACTGGGGAGTATACTGGACTTATAAGTTTGAAGACAATTTTGTGAAAATTTTAGAAGGAAAAATATATGGAAAAAATGAAATAATGAAAACTGAAAAAGGCTATGACGTATTTTTGTATGGTTCAAATGGAAGAATGAAGAATCTGGTTTTAATCAATGAAAATAAAAAGCAAAGAATAGAAGAAGTTGGAGATAATATGGCTTGGTGGCAATATGAAAAAGGCATCCTTATTGCAGAGCATAACGGCCACAACACTTATCGGTATACTGTTTCCGAGGGAACCGGCGAATATCAAAAAAAAGAAGGCGAAGAATTTAAAACAATAGCAACTCTTGTGCGTAAAGTAGACAGAAACGGGTATTTAACATATCAGAGAATTGAATATCCAAATGGAAAAGGCCAGGAAATTTATATAGGTGAAAAAATGCCTGATATTTCAGGACTAGTAAATAAACTTGATGATAAATAAAAGGAATAAATTTCGATTCTGCAATAGCATTATGGGCTGTTGATGCTTTCTAGCGACGGCGAGTATCTTGTCTACTCAGTGGAGCACGACTTCAGCGTTCAGGACGGATACTTCACAACATGCCATCTTAAAAGGAACTTCTGCGGAGTGGGCAACAACAGAAGTATCAGCGCAATCGACAGGGAGCGGATAGACAGACAGGGCGCAAATGCACAGGAAGAGAACGCAGCGGCAACCTCATCCGGCAGCGGAAACCATGAAGAAACGCAGAACGACACAGAAAACTCATCTGCTGAAAAAACTCCGTCAATCACAAACCCGCGCTGGGAAGATGAAAACGGCAGGACACTTACAAAAGCCCTTGTCGGCGATGAAGTCTTTCTTTGCGCCGATGTAACGGACATTGCAGACGGAGCGACAGCAAAAATAAAGATTGTAGAAAAGGACGACGACGGCAACGATGATTTTATTACAGAACTGAGCACGTCTGTAAATGACGGTAAAATCCGTTGTGATTGGAAAGTCATCTACACAGAGGACAATGACGACACAGACAGCCAGAAAGAAATGGAGGAGAAAGGCTACACCTTGCCCGAATACGCGTTCACGGTTGAGAGTAGCGGAGTTAAGAGCGAAGAGTCAGAACAGCTGGATGTGAGGGGATGGATAAAATTCCAATTAAAGGAAACTGAATCTGATAGAATATTTTCAAATGTTCCTGTGAGAATTCTAAAAGAAGACGGCACAATCATAAAATGTAAAAGCGATGGAAATGGCTATGTATATTTAAAGGATTTATTATTTGGCAAATATTCTATTGAACTGGATGCTAATTAAAAAATTGAGAGGAACTCAAAATGACTGTAGTTTTACGCATGAATATAGAATTTGTTGTTTATGTTGCTTTTAAGGGGGTAATTAATGATACTGATGATTATGTGATTTTGAGGTTGGAAGACAGAGAGCCTGACTATAACCTGCACAATGTTGTCATTGCTCCGCACTGCAAACAAAGAGGAAAATTTGACGGAGCTATATTTAAAGACGGAACGATAGTAAAAGTATCAGCGCACGCTCCTGCCTGGGTAAGCTTTAAAGTATGGAGAAATAGGAAAGGAAAAGTGGAATACAGTATTACAGATAAGGCAAGCAGGGTTATTGATAAAATTGCAAATATAAAAAAGCATTATGAGAATGCATTTAATCACGGGAATTTTGATTATTCAAAAGTATACATAAACCAAAATCTGCCTGGCGCTGAATTAGAAAGCTGGTGGGAAGATGCAGAAGAGGATTGTGGAAATTTTGAGAAATGGGAAAATACTTTTGAAGAAGAAAAGCAGAAACAATTGAGAGAAAAACTTGCAAAAACCTTATGACAATACTTACATATCTAAATCTTTTTTTTATAGTCTTAATATTTCATTTTTGTTCAGATAATTATTCAGCTGAAACAAGGGACTCCATTATTAATGAATTTTCTAGTAATCAAAATGTCGTATCTGTAAATCATTATTATGATACAGAGGATTGGAAAAATGTAATGAGTTTTGATATTACGCTAAAAAATGATGTTCGTATGTATATAGCAGGTTGTCAATATGATAAAAACAATGCTTTAATTTATGAGTCTGTGTATCATATAAATGGATGGCGATTACGAGAAATAATTCATTATGGAACAGAGGATAAATACGATTCAAGTTCAGCCAACAAGAGAGAAATCGAGCTGATGGGAAACTCTGTAAAATACTTGCTTGACAATTATCAAGAACTTTTTGATTTTTATATGAATGTCCCAGAATTTGATCCTGCTCCATATAAAACCCTCAAAGAAACTTTTGATAATGCTCCTGAAAAGTGTATGTATGACATATATGATGAAAATGGCAGAATAATTGGTGTAAGCAAACTGTACAGACGTAGATAAAGCAGAGAATTGGACTATATATTGTATGGAGAAAATCAAAGAATATAATAATTCCAAATTCCCACATCCCATTCTGCCTGTGCATATTGCCCCGGCCTGGCTGTACAACCGCCCCAGTTTGATTGTGCTTACGCCCCAGACAGACTGTATAGCCACTACAGACAAGCTGTATAACAAGCCCGGACAAACTGTAGCGTAAGGCATAGTAGCCTGTACCTTTAGAAATCATATACAATTACTAAAGTGTTAAGCACCATAATCTAGCCACATTGCTTTGTGAATCTAATTTGATTTTTTTTGAAGTCTAGTTAGGTTTGGAATTGAGCGCGCAGGATATAAACTCAAACTGATATTTAAAACACGAATGCTCCAAGCATAATGCATAAATTCTAAGCATATAAAGCTAAAAGGTCAAGATTATTTTTTAGCTATTAACTAAATCACCAGGCCATTGTATAATTCATTGCATACAAAAAGATAAAACAAGAGGTATTGCAAAATGCCAGGAGAGAACAGAACACTTACGCCGGTCTGGATAGCCTATGTTGACGGAGTGAGGCTTGGCACAGGCTACGAGGGCGCGCTAAAATCCATCAGAATCCACGACGGGCTGAACTCAATCGGGACGGCGAGCCTCGTCTTCGACCTGCCCGCCACCGACTTTGACAATGATGATGTATTCTCCGAGGGGAGCGAGGTCTCAGTCCATCTCGGCTACAAAGACGATGTCGAGGAAGTTTTCTCAGGCGAGGTAACGGGCTTCGTGCCGCGGTTCGGTGAGTACGGCGCACCCCAGATGGAAGTCCAAATAGAAACAAAACTGCACAGGCTGGACAAAGGCATACGCGCAAAGGCATTTGAAAGCAAGACAACAGCCCAGATTATAAAAGAAATCATCACAAATCATAATCTGAAAGCCGAGGTCGAGGAATTCGGCCCGAAGCACAACTACACGGAGCAAAGGAACATCACTGACTATGACTACATCACTCAGCTCGCCTGCAAGTACGGGAAGGCGGTCTGGTGTCAGGGCAGCACTGTTTATGTAAAAACTGAAATAACACCGAGTGATGACGATGTAATCCTTGAATGGGGAAAGTCGATAATCAGCGCGAGGGCAAAGACGAGCATGACAAAGCAGCTTTCTGCTGCGACCTGCACGGGCTGGAGCATCATGGACTGCAGGGGCTTTGCGGCGACGGCTACGATGAAGGACATCCCTCTCAAAATCGGGGGCGAATACTCTTGGGAGGACAACTCGAAGGGCTACGACCCGAAGAAAATCGAGCAGATTACCACCGAAGAAATTATCGACGAGGAAGACGCGGCGGCGGTCGCCAAAGCCTACATACAGAACCGCTCGTTCAAGTTCCAGAGCTGCGACATAAAGACAAAGGGAAACTATCACATAAAGCCGGGCAACCGCCTCACGGTGAAATATATCGGCAAGCAGAGCGACGGTGAATATTTGATTGAGAGCGTGGAGCATACGCTTGACATTCAGGAAGGCTTCATCACGAGATGCCATCTGATAAGGAATTTCTGCGAGGTGAACGACAGGAGCGGAACGGCGAGCGAGATAGACAGGGAGCGGGCGGACAGCCAGATTAACGGCACACAGGAAGAGAACTCACTAGTAGCTTCTGCGGGCGGAAGCAAGGCTGAGAATCAGAGCGACTTAGAAAACACATCCAATGAAAAGAATCCGAAAATCATGAATCCACACTGGGAAGATGAAAACGGCAATACAATTACAAAAGCTCTTGTTGGCGATGAAGTTTATCTTTGTGCTGAGATTACAGATATAGATGATTGTAAAAGCGCAAAACTTAAGATTGTTGAAAAAGATGATGAAGGCGAAGATGATGATATTGACTCTGTTTCTGGTAAAGTACAGGATTCAAAAATCAAATGCAAATGGAAAGTAAAATATACTGCAGATGATGATGACTCTAACAGCCAGCAGGAAAAAGAAGAAAAAGGTTACACCTTGCCTGAATATGCATTTTCTGTTGAATGTGATGGTGTTGAAAGTGATGAATCTGGGCAGCTGGATGTTATGGGATGGATTAAAACCCAATTTAAGGATAAAAAGAGTGGAAAACCAATCTCAAATCATAAATATACAATCTATTTATTGGATGGTTCAACAAAAAAAGGTATCACGAACTCTGATGGTTTTGTTGATGAAAAAGATTTGAAGCCCGGTAAATATTTCATAAACTTTGGAGAATAAAATATGAGCGGTATAAAAGTTAAAGAAGAGAAAATAAAAGATAAAACTGGTGTTTGGTATTTAGCAGCAGATATATTAAAAAAAAATGGAATTAAAAATACAGGTGGAAATCAATATGTTTTGATGTGTTGGTTAAAAGATAAAAATGCATCTGTTGTAAAAAGTGATTTTATACAAAGAAATTCTATTGTAAAAATTCCCGCTTCGAAAATTGAGATTCTTCAAATATTTTGTAAAGAATTAAAATTAAATCAAACTTGTACGGAATATTTTGATTTAATTGAA from Treponema succinifaciens DSM 2489 includes these protein-coding regions:
- a CDS encoding phage late control D family protein; this translates as MPGENRTLTPVWIAYVDGVRLGTGYEGALKSIRIHDGLNSIGTASLVFDLPATDFDNDDVFSEGSEVSVHLGYKDDVEEVFSGEVTGFVPRFGEYGAPQMEVQIETKLHRLDKGIRAKAFESKTTAQIIKEIITNHNLKAEVEEFGPKHNYTEQRNITDYDYITQLACKYGKAVWCQGSTVYVKTEITPSDDDVILEWGKSIISARAKTSMTKQLSAATCTGWSIMDCRGFAATATMKDIPLKIGGEYSWEDNSKGYDPKKIEQITTEEIIDEEDAAAVAKAYIQNRSFKFQSCDIKTKGNYHIKPGNRLTVKYIGKQSDGEYLIESVEHTLDIQEGFITRCHLIRNFCEVNDRSGTASEIDRERADSQINGTQEENSLVASAGGSKAENQSDLENTSNEKNPKIMNPHWEDENGNTITKALVGDEVYLCAEITDIDDCKSAKLKIVEKDDEGEDDDIDSVSGKVQDSKIKCKWKVKYTADDDDSNSQQEKEEKGYTLPEYAFSVECDGVESDESGQLDVMGWIKTQFKDKKSGKPISNHKYTIYLLDGSTKKGITNSDGFVDEKDLKPGKYFINFGE